The window GAGGACTGCTTGACAAATGCAAGGGCAAGCTCAGGTTCCACGAGACAGGCAAGTTTGGGATCATAGCGTCCTGGTATAATCcagggagagcagagacaaGGTCGTGGGCAAAAACAAGGTCGGTATTACAAAGTATCAAGGTCAGAATTGCTCAGAATGGTCAACACGAGATTAACAAGACTTTGCTAGGTAGTGACTGGTAGTACTGGAGCCAGGGGAGTGGACTGATTACTCTAACAGTGTGCAGGTGTGAGAGAGGGATTGCCCTCTCAGTACTCCAGTGACTGTGTTCTGTGGCTGGGAGGCCTGATTGTCACACACATTAGCGCAGATAAAAATACATACTGTAGTATTCAGGCCCACCAATACAGTGCATGCCTCACTAAACCGTTTTATTTATTGCGCTGAGTTTAACATTTTTCCATTGAAAACTTTATTCATCCAAATtaattttgttttgttattctTGCAGTTAATTTCATTGGTGAATTCCACCTTCCTTCAAAACCATCTCAGTTGATCTTTTAGTTTATAGACTGTAAGTAACATTGTATGCTCAGACACTATTTTATGAATATAATAATACATACAGGCCTATAAAATGGGccttgtgtgtggctgtgtataaatattattttatctCACTCATTTTCcccttgtgttttttgtttgtttagacTACAAATAAAGATGGTGATTGCAAGGAACCAGCCAGGAGGGCAAAGAAGGAAGAAGCAGAATAAATACTGGTGCTTGGGATCTAATCTGATCCCAAAAATGTAAACAACGTTCTCTATATCAGCACTCTTACCACATGTTACCACAGCCGGACTGCACTATACTGTGTTGTACATCATTGAGTTGCACTCCTGAAAAAAAACAGTTCTCCTCACATAACTTACTTTTGACATAACTTATATTGTAGGTACATGACACAGAAGTACTGGAATGGATTTGTGCAGAGATCATAGACTGAAATCTGTGCTTTTATtcagcatctgtgtgtgtggtgtgtgtgtgtgtgtgtgtttgtgtactcaCATGCAAAGGAGTAGTCAACTGTGGGCCTAGCCTATAACTACAACATTTTCTTGAATTGAAAATAGCAAacagaggcaaaaaaaaaaccaTTCTTCTTACCTTGTGAACATTTCCTTCTCATTATTACCTTGTGACATTTCTAAATGTGTACTGTAGTTTGTTTTTGTGATTTGAGTTTGAGTAGTGAGTTTAAATCAAACTAATTAAGCTTCCCTGTCACCTAGTGTTGGTGATTTTAGTCCTCAAGCTGgtctatttttgtttgttttactgcTTAGCTAAAAACAACATAACTTGTGAACAAATCATATAGTTCTGAAGAACATATCAATGCACTGTCCTTTCATGAAATGTTGGCAAGCTAATTGCAGCACATCTATTAATAAATAGCATAGTAGGAATCGCCAGGGTATGAGAAATAGAACATGCATTAGACCACAAAAGCAAGGCAAAAGGCCACGGTTTACCTTATTCCAAACACCCGCAAGAAAAAACGACCTCTAGCGGCCAATTGCGCTTAGTTTGCACTAACCTACTCAATGCAGAGTGCACTGATTGCCTTGGCATTGGGCATGAATAAATGCAGATAATGCAGAATATAAAATGGTTAAGACAGCCTCGTTGAATTAATTACAGTTTATAGTCAATACAGTTTGTGCAAGGCTTCCTTTATGGTACGTTATGAAATACCAATTTTCACCCAGCATTGGTTGCCGCGCTGGAGCGTCGTCGCGGAAGCATTAGCGAACAAATCTCACAACGCTGTCGAAGAAACAAGATTACCGCACCCATTGCATTGAACATGAGTGACTTCCGATGTTTTGCCGTCGACGTACCGCGCCTGGTTTGTTGCTGACGTCAATTTCCTACATCAAGACCCCGGATGAACCTGCCATTGGGGGAAGTGAACAGAGCCATCAAAGCACAATAACTGAAATTTTGCCCGTAAAGGGGAATATAACTGCTAGAAACCCTACTGTGCTAATGCCAACAGCGGACTGATTCTATAGTTTCACCAAGATACCACCAGATTGGATTTAAGCTGAGACAAGGGCACTTGCAGCATTGAGCAGTTGAACTCAAGTTGGTGCTGGCAAAAGGTGCTGGTTACTGTAACGTAGCAAGCAAGAGCTCGCAAGCTTAGCGAGGCCAGCTAGCTTGTGCTACAGAAGCTAGTCCTAGCTAGCTACAGGATCCGAAGAAAACGCAGTCTCTTTAGGGAACACGTCTAATCAAGGATCTACAACCAAATCCGGCGGCTTGCTTGATGAATTATGTCTGCCACAAGTATTGACCCTCAGGTAGGTCGGTCTTATTTTGTGAGAAGAATTCCATTCAGTAGTATCAAGCCAGGCCTGCCTTTTTCAGAGAAGGGGGGATGTGCTTCCAATCTATCCAAGCAGATAACTTCAGTGTGTTAgcttactagctagctagctagtagcttTTTCTGGCAAGTTTGGTCGCCAAGTTAATGTATGATTTCGTTATTTTAAACGTAGCGAATTAGCTGATCGAAATTGACAACGCTAGGAACATGTTTGTTAGCTGTCTAGCTATCTAGGTAAGCTTTGTGTTTAAAATGACATGCATTAAGTTTCATTCCCCCTTTCACATGTCTATTTGGTCATGAAGACGTCTAAAGGACAAGATGCTAAAGGTAAGGAAAATTGCCTGCATGTTTAGCACTAGGTCTAAAGAATATAATGAACATTTACATGCCTATTTAGCGTTAACTGGTTAGCACTAGCTTATAAGGTCTGGATGGCCAAATCAATTGTTAGGCTACTTAATGGCATTCCTTATATGAGATTTTGTTGCAATGTAATAATATTTCTATTTCTCTAGTTCACGATTACTTGTATTGTGACACctaaacatttttaaacaagCTAGCATATAATTGAGCTGAATATGTACTAGTGCTTGTAACAAAAATGGACAGGACATTTATTATTATCATGTTATTTTGAGTGTATTGGTATGAAACAGATATGTTCATTTGATATGAATCTTGCTAAATAAACCTATTATCAAACAGTCTTTCCGGTTTCAGTCCAAAACGGCTCCCTCCACCAGAAAGAAACTGTCCATGACAATGACTTTGAGCCATATCTCACTGGCCAATCTAATCAGGTGAGGATTTTTTTGGTCTCCTTCAGTGTCCTTATCTTTCATGGATTTGTTTAAATACTGAGTTCACATTGTGTGCACCAACACCCTGTATTCTCTAAtttccctctttttttttcttcggtAGAACAACAGCTATCAATCCATGACTGACCCCTACTTGTCCAGCTACTATGCTCCCTCGATTGGATTCCCTTACCCTCTCAGTGAGGCTCCATGGTCTACTGGTGGTGACCCTCCTATTCCTTACTTGACGCCCTATGCGCCACTCAGCAATGGAGACCATCACTTCATGCACGACACTGTATTTGGGCAGCCTGGGGGGCTTGGTAGCAGTATATATCCTCATAGGTTTAACTTTTTCCCTGAAAACCCAGCCTTCTCAGCCTGGGGTACTAGTGGGTCTCAAGGCCAGCAGACTCAGAGCTCTGCCTACGGGGGCAGCTATAGCTACCCACCCAGCTCTCTAGGAGGTACACTAGTTCCTGATGGCCAGACAGGATTCCACAGTGACACCCTGAGCAAGGCCCCAGGCATGAACAGTCTAGAGCAGGGGATGCTAGGGTTAAAGATTGGTGGGGATGTGACGGGAAGTGGCTCTGGCATGAAGGGGTTGggctctgtgattggtggtggtggaggaaatGGGGCTGCAGCGGTTGCCACTGGTAATGGAGGGACTCCGATAGGTATGCCTCCTCCGAAGCCTACATCCTGGGCTGCGATTGCCAGCAAACCAGCCAAGCCGCAGCAACTGAAGGCCAAGACAAAACCTGGCATGCCTATGCCTGGGGGAGCCTTGCCACCACCACCCATCAAACACAACATGGACATTGGTACATGGGATAACAAAGGGCCTATAACCAAGGTggccccccctctgccccttcaccaccaacatcagcaccagcagcagctccacTCACATGgtcatcctcacctcccccatggACTCCCGCCTCCCCCTCAACAATCCATTCAGTCAGCTCAGTCTCTTGTGCAGCAGATGACCATGCAgggccctccccctcctcagtccTACCAGAACCACACCTCAGCTCCACTGCCTCAGACCCGCTGGGTTGCCCCACGCAACCGAAACCCCGGCTATGGTGGGGGCAGCATGGACAGCAGTGGCTCTTCCAGTGGGGGAGGTGTGGGgaacggagggggagggggtgtaccTCCAGGATCTGGTCCAGGTGTAGACTCCCACCCTGTGCTGGAGAAGCTGCGAGCTGCCCACAGCTACAACCCCAAGGAGTTTGAGTGGAACCTGAAAAATGGACGTGTGTTCATCATCAAAAGCTACTCTGAGGACGACATCCACCGCTCCATCAAGTACTCCATCTGGTGCAGCACAGAGCACGGCAACAAGCGCCTGGACGGAGCCTTCCGGACCATGAATGGCAAAGGCCCTGTCTACCTGCTGTACAGCGTCAACGGCAGCGGGCACTTCTGTGGCGTGGCGGAGATGCGCTCGCCCGTGGACTACGGCACCAGTGCTGGCGTTTGGGCACAGGACAAGTGGAAGGGCAAGTTTGATGTGGACTGGCTGTTTGTCAAGGATGTGCCTAATAGCCAGCTACGCCACATCCGCTTGGAGAACAATGACAACAAGCCGGTGACCAACTCGCGTGACACCCAGGAGGTCCCTCTGGAGAAGGCCAAGCAGGTGTTGAAGATTATTGCCAGCTACAAACACACCACCTCCATCTTTGATGACTTCTCCCACTATGAGAAgaggcaagaggaggaggaggaggtgcgcAAGGTGGGTGAAGCGCTCAACCATGTTGAGGTCTTGTAGATTAAACCTAATAgaccttgtttttttgttttcataaTGAAGCAATGTAATGCTTGACTCactaggacagtgtgtctgactTCTCACTCTTCTCGCTCATTCTTCCTGTTGACAGAACTTTGAACCAGCGCCTGTCCAGACCCGGTCTCGGCTGGATCAGGTAAAGAACAAGCGTTTTCTTCCCTGAActgtaatgtaaaaaaaattcaCTAATGTACATTAGTATTGGAAATAATTTCACATACAAAAAGACAAGGGAAGTACAAGTATTAAGGATAAACATATAAAAGAGACCGGAGGTGCTGCAACTGGTTGCTATTTAGCACAGTGCCAGATTTAAATTTACGTTTACAGATTGCAAAAGAAATGTAAGGTTGTGTagaattagattttttttatttgagagCTCTTATTAGCCAGGTAGCTAATACTAACGATACTTACCAGAGCTCATGTGGATTCTCGAAAGTGCCTATTGGTCAGAAACATCTGCATCCTTGTGACACTCTAATCACGTGCAAAGCATGGTAAATCAAAATAACCTATAAACTAATACATGAGGTTTATTAGAAATATTTTTTGGAACATTAATTTGGCAGTTTTAGCTATGTGCTACTGGAATTATATTAAGCTACTGTGTTAATAATCAGTTTCATGTTAGATGTAGATTGTGATGTGTAGGTTACCACACATTGTCATTTGTCCACAAATTGATTATATAAGAGTTTTTATTGAATCCACAAAACCTATCAAGATGTGTATTCTTTATTTGCATACCAAAGGTCCATTTTGTGTTTTGATATAACTGGGGAGTTCAGCTTAGCTGAAGGAAAAATGTTTTACTTACACACTGTCCTCACATATGTGTGGAGGCCAGATATTTAGCTTGTTTCAAAAACTTTGTCTTGTTTTCTGTCCCACAGGAGCGCCAAAACAGGAGTAAACAGTAGAACACATTTATCCTTGGCTTAATCAACAGTTACACTAGGACGTTTGATTTAAAAGACAGAAGAATATGAAGATACAAACAAGCCCTTTTTTCTATTTAGTCCTGGTGATTCTCTGCCACCGTCAAGACTTGCGCTTTCAGCTCCAGATACCACCCACCTCTTGTGCAGGGATAACAAGCTGATTCCATGTATTACCTAGCCACCACCGCACTGTTTACGTCACATTTTTAATTTTCCGTTCTTTCCATCTTGTAATTTTCTCTCGTCAGACTGGGTTTGTCAagtcctctcctgcccctctctaCTCTTCAAATTGAATCAGGGTTTGACTGCACCATGGAGGGAAACACATCTGCCACTTTATATCTCAGTACAATCAGGAACAGATGTGTCCTGCCCCTATTTATCCATTGGGGGGCGGTGTTGCCATTTTTCAGAGGTTTAACTGTGCCAACAGGGTTGGAGGATCCAAAAGGCAACGTCGGACTTGGAACTGTGCGATAATAAGACTTCAGTGGTTTATCTATTTTTCATTCAGATCCACAAAATCTATATTTTTGGCTGACTACTGCAGTTCAGAAACCTGCTTTTCTGGAGccttaatgttttattttatagttATTGATGACTTCTCAAAAGAACCGCTCTATAACTGACAGTGCTGGAAATATCAGGGATAGTAGGAAGTCACACAGACTCGAGACATTTCAAAGGAGGAAATGCAAAGGCCTCTGGGAAGGAAATAACTGGTGTGTCCTCCACTGCGGAACTCATGATTTGAATCAAAAATTGTACTACTTACGTCCCTCACACCCCTCCACTTTAGGTTCTTTTGATAAATGATGTTCATCATGAAGGGGTTTTGTATGTTACATCGGGAGATTAAAGTTTGTGTACGCAATCCAGTCTGAGAGAATTGTAGCACCCACCATTTTAAATTAATTGTTTTATAATTAGAATGATGTGATGTAACTGCTACATTTGAATGAATTGTTTGTTGCTTCTTTTCTTTGGTAATCACAGTGGTTATTTGTTTGATCACCATCATTCTGTCTTAATCCTTAGTAGGGGGGGTTACTTCTCAAATATGGTTTTGCTATAAATCTATCATGTCCTTCGTAATGCTGAGCTTTAACGTAGGAGTCTATAGTAATGGAGAAAGCCTAAAATGTATAACCTGAAATTAATGTAACTGATTTACTATCaagagtaagaaaaaaaaatcaataatgAAATatggtttctgtgtgttttttgttgttgctaaatAGTTTGTGTGTCCTAAAATTAAGTCATTTATAAATGTATTGTGAAAGAATCGGGTATACTTGGAAGACAGATACATTTATTGGTGGTCGAACATTAAAATACAGAACACTAATTATAGAATGTGCTGTCTTGCCAACAGCCTGGTTGTGAGTagttggtggggtgggggggggcgggatgtGTCTCATTCTCACAAAACAACTAGATAGTATTTATCTTTTTAACTCCCTGCTGTCAGAATGGGGAAATGCTTACCCCTACACATCAAACTGGTAACATACAGACCTGTGTGCACTCATCCCCAGAATATTTTGAACGCGATGTCACCTTGTGTGTTGCAGAGCAGTGACACACATTGTCACCTTCTGGATGGTGTGAGTTGACAGAACATACGTAGATCTTATATGctatgttttcattttgttattttgagttgtatgctgtgtgtgtgtgtgtaaagcacTTTAGCCAAATATACCATGCCCCAAAAGGTCAGTGTTTCTAATGAATACCAGTCGGGGGGCGTCTATTGACAAGTGGTTCTTAGCAGGGTAGGGAGTCTGCAGCAGAACTGTTATGACTGACTTATTGTCCAACAGTGTAAGGTTTGACCAATCACATGATCATGTTGACGTAATATAAGCTTCTGCATTTGCCTGAGGTCTGTTCCAGATAGTATGACTGATACACTTTTCACCCATTCTGAAATATTCAAATTTTTGAAAAGCTGTATTTTACTTTTCAGTGGCCAGTGTAGCCGCTATTTAAGAACTGACAATGTTCTATTAAAGGGGACATTAGGACACATTTCAGCATGCCTAAACTGAATGTTGTTCTTTATTGTCTAGTCATCATATACCCCTGTGAGTCTTTTAGGGATACTTAGTCTGTTTATTATTCTAATACACACAACGTTTAAGTCAGTTTGGACTGGTTTTataatccctctctccctgtcaccacTGAGGCCAGAGCAGTAGATGAAGGTGAGAAGGAAATGAAGCTGGAGGCTACTGAGATGCCTTTACGTTATCTTTGCGGAAAAAGCATGTAATGATTGTGTGGCCTAATAGTACAGGACTCACAACACATGCTGATAAATGTTGATATGTTGCGCAATAAAGGGCCATGAGTATTATGGTTATAATTATAGTAGAGTAGTACAGTGTTAATACAGGAAAGAGACAAATAAagattatttaaaatgtatacacATATGAATTGCAAACAATTTAAATAGACCACTGCTGTTCTGTCAGTGGAAATTAATGGATCACCTTTCCCATTGAGAAGAATTCAAGCCTTAATAAACAGCCCATTAAGTAAACATGGTGTCTTGGTCTTTACTTTCAGTTTTCACTGTTATTTTGAGGACATCCTAAGACCAAAAGGTGTCTGTTTTGTTAATAAATAAAGCTTAGTTTTAGCAACAGTTTAACGCAGTCTTTAACGATTGTACTAACAGCAATTGTTGTAATAACACCAACcattaaacatttacagaaTAAAAAAGAGATCCGATGTGCTCTTTTTTGGTATCTGTTATAAATTTAACCAGCTGAAACGAAATGTCAGGTATACACACGAAATGATGAACAACCGACCGGCCAACGCTAAATGTTGGAGTTCGatatcccccccaaaaagtcCCCAAAACCTTTAAACGCGAAAGTAAATCGTTTATGCCAAacgttttacagtttttttttctttctatttttcATTAGTTCATTTTGGTAATACTGCGTTGCTATTAATGTTGAGTAAAACCTGAATAGGCTACAGGACCCGTCTAGAATCAATGTAACAAATCTGGagctgtccgtggtgctgaTTCGGCAGTTGACATTGGTATTGCTGACGAAGCGTGTTTTTTCGTCTCCAAAGAAAACTAATTAGTGAGTGcagaaaaatacaataaaacgtATACTAGTTCTGTTGACAATACATTGTATGTGACTGACTAGTGACTAGTATGTGTCTTAATTTGCCTTAAATTTTGCGTTTTATTTATCTGCCTTTCGTTCGTGCCTTGTCCAGTTCAAGTTTTCATAACATAAAAACACATATTAGACACAAACAAGGGCATAATGATCAGCACCAAACCTTTATTTGTTGTCACATCATGTAAACACAAATacgatttttttgttgtttctgTTGACAGACCTAACTTCATAATGTCGTTAACAGTTTCCCAAACGTACCCCAATGAAAGACTACTTACCTGTGAAGGGTTCATCATATTTCTCATAAACCCATGATGTAAGCTACTACAACTGCTCAGCAATACCCTAGACCTAAGTGAATATAATTCAATGTAGCGTCCAACAGTCAAGTCAAGTTTACGGCTTATGCCAGTGCAGAAGACAACTTAAGCTATTTGTTTCCGTCATTGCACCTGaagacatgtaggcctacatcctATCTTCCGGGATGCGTTTTCAAAATGACGCCTATAGGTGGCATTCAATAACCAGAAGAACCTTAATGACATGAACGTAAGGAAGAGCAGTATAGACAATAAGAAGACTAGGGAAGTTTTAACTGATCATGATCATCATTCAATTTGCAAATGAAGAAATGATATTGTATTGTAATTTTGTATCATTCTATCTTTAGATCTTTAGAGAAAGTAGCCTATTGGAAGCCTTCACACTGCTCTCCATGACCTGAAAAATTGGCGGTTAGATGTATCATCTAATGTGACCCTGTTACGTTCAGAGGAGATAGAAAAGGCCTTCATCAAATGCTGCATTGTTGTAGGGTGGCAGATATACATTTAACAGGCGTTTTGTTCAAATCTTCAGAAAATGTTAACCCAAAATGTTACATAACGTAGGCTACGTAGCCTAATTTTAATATAGGCTAGTCAGGGTTTACTGTAACTCAGACTGCTTCAGCGCTTGGTGATATTTCCATTACAGAACAATGTATGTATAGGCCTAAAATTTGCATTAGCCCGATGAAAATTATGCCTCGCATTAAAGTCGTTAAGCATAGGCCTACTAAACGTAAAATGTACGTCATGTACTTCTGAAGCTTTTGAGACCGAGTTGTGCCGACAGATTGTATGCCTACCAAAATAATGTCCTCTAATTTACGCATTgcgcttcacacacacaaccacacacacacacacacacatacacacaaatacacacactccataAGTTAAAGTGTTGAACAGTTTGTGTATGAACATTGAAAAGGTTTCGCCTGTAGTTAGGCTAGGGTAATGTGAAACAAGACGCAGAAGATTCCTCTCTTGGCATTCACCGCGTGCCTTAATTGTATGGACATTAAATCAAGGTCCGCTGTGAACACGCAGAGTGACAACCCTTCATGACATTGCGTTCTTCTTCCGTGGGTACAATAACCGATCACCTAAATCACACGAGCCTTGACGCCAAATATACATCCTTAATTGACAACCAAATGCATGCGCTATAAAAGAAGCAGCAAGAGAACCAGAATCTTAAGTAGGTGTAAGCCTTGGACTGCAGAGTGCTTCAATaatccccccccttcctctttttCCTGGGACATATacgaacacacgcacaaacacacaaatgtaccGCTCACAGCCTGTCTCACGCACATATTAACTGTACACATATTAAGAGTACATTTCAGAATGACAATGTCAACAATCGAAGCCGACGATCAAACTCCACAAGAAAATTATGAAATAGAGAAGCTCGTGCATAAACAAAGACAGTTAAAGCCTATTATCGCTGTTTCGTTCTAGCATACGAATATCCACTAATTCAGAGAGTTGTCTGTCGTTCTTGCTATATTACTTTACAGTCATGCACCCTAACTTCAACAAAGCATTGGAATTTATCATGACATTATCTAATTCTCTTTACAGCTCTGCGCCCTGTCTTAGTCCATTTTACGCATCTGTCGATTTTGTTGCATTGCTCGAAATGACATTAGCGTTCTCTTTGTCCTTCTTTGAAGCATCATGTTCTTACTCAGGAACCAAAACACAGACAACAGCAAGATTCCTCttaaagtaaaacaaaaagaCGCAATGCAAGCGCAGTGACCCTATTTGGGTAAATGATGTACATCCGAATGAGAAGAGTACGCGCTCCGCGGTATGTGCAGTTCCCCACTTGTCCATATTCAACGCCCTCAGAGAAACTGCGCGATGGCTctcctttctgtttctgttgaCACTACAGTTTACGTTTTAGACTGTACGTATTCTTATTCTGGGGGAAACATTTCCAAAAGAGTAGTCACATGCATGTATGCTTATTCCCTGTAACAGGAATAGCAGATATACATTTTCGTTTCCTTATATCAAAAACGGCTTATTTTCTTCTGAACCCCAAATAGAAAAAGGAGAGCTCCGCATGCCATCGGTATCCCTTCTCTCCGCAGACTGGCGTTTCCAAATGCTTCATTCAAGGACTGGAACCCCTTCCCTTTCCTTGCGTGTCTTTTTAATCTGACCCATTTCGGCACAATCCAGCCCTGGATGCATGCGTCTCTCTCTCGGGCTCTGTGATCCACTGTCTCGCGGATTAGAGCGCCCCTCTTCCCATCCCAGACAATCGCAAGCCTCTGCTGATTGGGCTCAGCGCAAGAGGATTACATCGACACACAATGACGTCATGGCCTGGGCCCAAGTTCTCCCCCCATTAACCAAATCCTCATCAGCGAAATGTCCTTGAAACCGCGGGGCTGACATTCTGCAACGCGTCATGCGTTTAGCACATGCACGGGCCGCTTTCATAGAGACTGGTTACGCGTCCTCTAAGCATACAGTCTGTTCACGTATTGAACGGCAATCTAAATGTTGACAAAAGCTCACAATGTCTGTCGCCTAAAAGGCTTAATATCCTTGCATTTTATAGAATAATGTTTAACATGTATGCTAAGGTTAACATAGGTTATgaatacatgactttaaactaaAAAGGCTCCTATAAAACGCTTGAAAGCGGTTGGGCCAATCTGCGATGCGCAGCCTGTTATGGAGGACAAAATGTTAGGCAGTCATTCACCCAGATATTTATGTTCAGGTAAATCATGTTTTAAGGCTCTTTTTGGGATGTGTTTGCATTTTGCAAGTCTACTGCAAATCAGTTCGTGTAATTTAAACTGAACTCAACCGTTAGGCTGTGTAGCTTACTCAGGCCTACATTACAAGTCTAACCCTTTTTTACGTATCTTTGCTTTTCGATTCAGTTTGCTCCTTTGCACTGATGAGTAATCTGTAGCCCAGTTAAAGGCTTACAGTTAAAGGCGTAGGTTACCGTTTGCATTTCCAGCTAATACTTTGGTGTGAGTTTTCAATATGAAGTCTCATGTTTGTAGTAAAATTGAATCAGCAATCAGTTGTTACATTAATTTTAAGTACTTTATGAATTGGTTACTAATCGCAAATGCATAAAAATCGCCTAGTAGCATACCTTACAAGAAAAAATTGTAATAAACCATATTCTTTTCAATCGTATGTTTTTATGACAAAACATCAATCCATCGGTTTATTATTATCTTACAGATAATCGGTTATTTACACCGAATTTACAGTGTAGCTTGTTGGCCTTGCCAAAGCAGGCTGTATTTCGTTTGAAAAGTCAAATGACTTACATTTACGTTAGGGGCCTAAGCATACTTCGTTCCTTGGGAGTAGTCTACATCATTGCTGTCCCGGAAGAAAACGACACATTTCCTAATGGTTTTTTTCCCCTGTCGCTCTCAACACCCAATGTTGACCGAACAAAGAGGTGGAGAAAGGAAACAGTAAGAGCTGTTAAAATATAAAAACGCTGCGGTATACCTTCAATTACGAGCCTATAGATTCGCAAATGTAATCTTTTCACATGCATTTTAGAATGATCTATTTTGTTGAAGCTAATGTTTTACAGCATCCTCATCCCAATGGAATCTACATATTAAACGAGCAATTTCACTTTCATTAATGTTAGTTATTTTGCAGGCCTATTTTGGTAGTTTACGTCCATCTCCTGTGGTCTTACCAGTTACTAAAGATCATTTTTTCCAGTTGATGCCAGAAAAACATTAA of the Hypomesus transpacificus isolate Combined female chromosome 18, fHypTra1, whole genome shotgun sequence genome contains:
- the ythdf1 gene encoding YTH domain-containing family protein 1 isoform X1, with amino-acid sequence MSATSIDPQTSKGQDAKVFPVSVQNGSLHQKETVHDNDFEPYLTGQSNQNNSYQSMTDPYLSSYYAPSIGFPYPLSEAPWSTGGDPPIPYLTPYAPLSNGDHHFMHDTVFGQPGGLGSSIYPHRFNFFPENPAFSAWGTSGSQGQQTQSSAYGGSYSYPPSSLGGTLVPDGQTGFHSDTLSKAPGMNSLEQGMLGLKIGGDVTGSGSGMKGLGSVIGGGGGNGAAAVATGNGGTPIGMPPPKPTSWAAIASKPAKPQQLKAKTKPGMPMPGGALPPPPIKHNMDIGTWDNKGPITKVAPPLPLHHQHQHQQQLHSHGHPHLPHGLPPPPQQSIQSAQSLVQQMTMQGPPPPQSYQNHTSAPLPQTRWVAPRNRNPGYGGGSMDSSGSSSGGGVGNGGGGGVPPGSGPGVDSHPVLEKLRAAHSYNPKEFEWNLKNGRVFIIKSYSEDDIHRSIKYSIWCSTEHGNKRLDGAFRTMNGKGPVYLLYSVNGSGHFCGVAEMRSPVDYGTSAGVWAQDKWKGKFDVDWLFVKDVPNSQLRHIRLENNDNKPVTNSRDTQEVPLEKAKQVLKIIASYKHTTSIFDDFSHYEKRQEEEEEVRKNFEPAPVQTRSRLDQERQNRSKQ
- the ythdf1 gene encoding YTH domain-containing family protein 1 isoform X2, whose translation is MSATSIDPQTSKGQDAKVQNGSLHQKETVHDNDFEPYLTGQSNQNNSYQSMTDPYLSSYYAPSIGFPYPLSEAPWSTGGDPPIPYLTPYAPLSNGDHHFMHDTVFGQPGGLGSSIYPHRFNFFPENPAFSAWGTSGSQGQQTQSSAYGGSYSYPPSSLGGTLVPDGQTGFHSDTLSKAPGMNSLEQGMLGLKIGGDVTGSGSGMKGLGSVIGGGGGNGAAAVATGNGGTPIGMPPPKPTSWAAIASKPAKPQQLKAKTKPGMPMPGGALPPPPIKHNMDIGTWDNKGPITKVAPPLPLHHQHQHQQQLHSHGHPHLPHGLPPPPQQSIQSAQSLVQQMTMQGPPPPQSYQNHTSAPLPQTRWVAPRNRNPGYGGGSMDSSGSSSGGGVGNGGGGGVPPGSGPGVDSHPVLEKLRAAHSYNPKEFEWNLKNGRVFIIKSYSEDDIHRSIKYSIWCSTEHGNKRLDGAFRTMNGKGPVYLLYSVNGSGHFCGVAEMRSPVDYGTSAGVWAQDKWKGKFDVDWLFVKDVPNSQLRHIRLENNDNKPVTNSRDTQEVPLEKAKQVLKIIASYKHTTSIFDDFSHYEKRQEEEEEVRKNFEPAPVQTRSRLDQERQNRSKQ